From a single Apium graveolens cultivar Ventura chromosome 2, ASM990537v1, whole genome shotgun sequence genomic region:
- the LOC141693473 gene encoding secreted RxLR effector protein 161-like gives MDTPVSKGDKFSLKQYPKNELEIREMQRIQYASAVGSLMYAQVCTCPDIAFIVGILGRYLSNPGMEQWKAVKRVLRYLKKTKDYMLTYMKSDHPEIIGYSDSDFGGYKDGRKSTSGYVYLLAGGAISWRSAKQTLIASSTMAAEYIACFVAFNQALWL, from the coding sequence ATGGATACACCTGTGTCTAAGGGAGACAAATTTAGTCTCAAACAGTATCCCAAGAATGAACTTGAGATAAGGGAAATGCAAAGGATACAATATGCATCGGCAGTGGGAAGCCTAATGTATGCTCAAGTTTGTACTTGTCCTGATATAGCATTCATTGTTGGAATATTGGGAAGATATTTGAGTAATCCGGGAATGGAGCAATGGAAAGCAGTGAAACGAGTCTTACGGTatttgaagaaaacaaaagacTATATGCTCACATACATGAAATCAGATCATCCAGAAATCATTGGATATTCAGATTCTGACTTTGGAGGATACAAAGATGGAAGAAAATCGACTTCAGGCTATGTTTATCTACTGGCTGGTGGAGCAATTTCATGGAGGTCTGCCAAACAGACGCTCATAGCTTCATCCACCATGGCTGCAGAATATATAGCATGTTTTGTGGCATTCAATCAAGCTTTATGGCTGTGA